A stretch of the Salarias fasciatus chromosome 3, fSalaFa1.1, whole genome shotgun sequence genome encodes the following:
- the ccnb3 gene encoding G2/mitotic-specific cyclin-B3 isoform X2, giving the protein MPFSRGKKATATAGSKMSKEEGSQVKRSSSPPHGAPKKRTAFIDITNAHKVQLSLPIKKKDAGKKATKKAAAAVSAKNQANLIKSSSVTSEGTASEREKTDTEEDRILSSSSSSSQSDASSPVEELADAAPPAVREIPAHLRKPHIPKEFDIDSESAEDTYMCAEYAKDIFDYLKQREESFVLCDYMPKQPSLNPEMRAILIDWLVEVQENFELYHETLYLAVKMTDHFLAKFPIHREMLQLVGSTAMLIASKFEERSPPCVDDFLYICDDAYKREELIAMEANILKTLSFDISIPIPYWFLRRYAKCVSAGMDTLTLARYFCEMSLMEMDLVPERGSLLAAACLLMALVTKDLGGWTPCLQFHSGYKASDLAAVVRRLYVMLLAPPDDKLRAIRNKYSHKVFFEVASLPLVNLDVLEKALVPQCDDADPSDLSQKSETE; this is encoded by the exons ATGCCTTTTTCTAGAGGAAAGAAAGCGACCGCCACGGCCGGGAGCAAGATGTCCAAA GAGGAAGGTTCACAGGTGAAGaggtcttcctctcctcctcacgGAGCTCCTAAAAAGAGAACTGCCTTCATCGACATCACTAAT GCACATAAGGTGCAGCTCAGCCTGCCCATCAAGAAGAAGGATGCTGGGAAGAAGGCCACCAAgaaagcggcggcggcagtgTCCGCCAAGAATCAAGCCAACCTGATCAA GTCGTCCTCCGTGACTTCGGAGGGGACAGCGTCAGAGAGGGAGAAGACGGACACTGAGGAGGACAggatcctctcctcctcttcctcctcctcccagagcGATGCTTCATCTCCAGTTGAAGAGCTGGCAGATGCGGCGCCGCCCGCCGTCCGCGAAATCCCCGCACACCTTCGCAAACCACAC ATCCCGAAGGAGTTCGACATCGATTCCGAGAGCGCCGAGGACACCTACATGTGTGCCGAGTACGCCAAGGACATATTTGACTACCTCAAGCAGAGAGAG GAGAGTTTCGTCCTCTGTGACTACATGCCCAAGCAGCCCAGCCTCAACCCGGAGATGCGGGCCATCCTGATCGACTGGCTGGTGGAAGTCCAG GAAAACTTCGAGCTGTACCACGAGACGCTCTACTTGGCCGTGAAGATGACGGACCACTTCCTGGCCAAGTTCCCCATCCACAGGGAGATGCTGCAGCTGGTCGGCTCCACCGCCATGCTCATCGCGTCCAAGTTCGAG gagcgcAGCCCGCCCTGCGTCGACGACTTCCTCTACATCTGCGACGACGCGTACAAGAGGGAGGAGCTCATCGCCATGGAGGCCAACATCCTGAAGACGCTGTCGTTTGACATCAGCATCCCCATCCCGTACTGGTTCCTCAGACGCTACGCCAAg TGTGTGAGCGCCGGCATGGACACGCTGACCCTGGCCCGATACTTCTGCGAGATGAGCCTGATGGAGATGGACCTGGTGCCCGAGAGAGGCTCGCTGCTGGCCGCCGCCTGCCTGCTGATGGCGCTGGTCACCAAGGACCTGGGAGGCTGG ACGCCCTGCCTGCAGTTCCACTCCGGCTACAAGGCGTCCGACCTGGCGGCCGTCGTCCGGAGGCTGTACGTCATGCTTCTAGCGCCGCCCGACGACAAGCTGCGAGCCATCAGGAACAAATACTCCCACAA GGTGTTCTTTGAAGTTGCGTCTCTACCGCTGGTCAACCTCGACGTTTTGGAGAAAGCTTTAGTCCCCCAGTGCGACGACGCCGATCCGTCAGATCTCAGCCAGAAGTCTGAAACTGAGTAA
- the ccnb3 gene encoding G2/mitotic-specific cyclin-B3 isoform X1: MPFSRGKKATATAGSKMSKVGATSTENQEEGSQVKRSSSPPHGAPKKRTAFIDITNAHKVQLSLPIKKKDAGKKATKKAAAAVSAKNQANLIKSSSVTSEGTASEREKTDTEEDRILSSSSSSSQSDASSPVEELADAAPPAVREIPAHLRKPHIPKEFDIDSESAEDTYMCAEYAKDIFDYLKQREESFVLCDYMPKQPSLNPEMRAILIDWLVEVQENFELYHETLYLAVKMTDHFLAKFPIHREMLQLVGSTAMLIASKFEERSPPCVDDFLYICDDAYKREELIAMEANILKTLSFDISIPIPYWFLRRYAKCVSAGMDTLTLARYFCEMSLMEMDLVPERGSLLAAACLLMALVTKDLGGWTPCLQFHSGYKASDLAAVVRRLYVMLLAPPDDKLRAIRNKYSHKVFFEVASLPLVNLDVLEKALVPQCDDADPSDLSQKSETE, encoded by the exons ATGCCTTTTTCTAGAGGAAAGAAAGCGACCGCCACGGCCGGGAGCAAGATGTCCAAAGTGGGTGCAACAAGTACCGAGAACCAG GAGGAAGGTTCACAGGTGAAGaggtcttcctctcctcctcacgGAGCTCCTAAAAAGAGAACTGCCTTCATCGACATCACTAAT GCACATAAGGTGCAGCTCAGCCTGCCCATCAAGAAGAAGGATGCTGGGAAGAAGGCCACCAAgaaagcggcggcggcagtgTCCGCCAAGAATCAAGCCAACCTGATCAA GTCGTCCTCCGTGACTTCGGAGGGGACAGCGTCAGAGAGGGAGAAGACGGACACTGAGGAGGACAggatcctctcctcctcttcctcctcctcccagagcGATGCTTCATCTCCAGTTGAAGAGCTGGCAGATGCGGCGCCGCCCGCCGTCCGCGAAATCCCCGCACACCTTCGCAAACCACAC ATCCCGAAGGAGTTCGACATCGATTCCGAGAGCGCCGAGGACACCTACATGTGTGCCGAGTACGCCAAGGACATATTTGACTACCTCAAGCAGAGAGAG GAGAGTTTCGTCCTCTGTGACTACATGCCCAAGCAGCCCAGCCTCAACCCGGAGATGCGGGCCATCCTGATCGACTGGCTGGTGGAAGTCCAG GAAAACTTCGAGCTGTACCACGAGACGCTCTACTTGGCCGTGAAGATGACGGACCACTTCCTGGCCAAGTTCCCCATCCACAGGGAGATGCTGCAGCTGGTCGGCTCCACCGCCATGCTCATCGCGTCCAAGTTCGAG gagcgcAGCCCGCCCTGCGTCGACGACTTCCTCTACATCTGCGACGACGCGTACAAGAGGGAGGAGCTCATCGCCATGGAGGCCAACATCCTGAAGACGCTGTCGTTTGACATCAGCATCCCCATCCCGTACTGGTTCCTCAGACGCTACGCCAAg TGTGTGAGCGCCGGCATGGACACGCTGACCCTGGCCCGATACTTCTGCGAGATGAGCCTGATGGAGATGGACCTGGTGCCCGAGAGAGGCTCGCTGCTGGCCGCCGCCTGCCTGCTGATGGCGCTGGTCACCAAGGACCTGGGAGGCTGG ACGCCCTGCCTGCAGTTCCACTCCGGCTACAAGGCGTCCGACCTGGCGGCCGTCGTCCGGAGGCTGTACGTCATGCTTCTAGCGCCGCCCGACGACAAGCTGCGAGCCATCAGGAACAAATACTCCCACAA GGTGTTCTTTGAAGTTGCGTCTCTACCGCTGGTCAACCTCGACGTTTTGGAGAAAGCTTTAGTCCCCCAGTGCGACGACGCCGATCCGTCAGATCTCAGCCAGAAGTCTGAAACTGAGTAA